DNA from Streptomyces rishiriensis:
GGATGCGGGAGTTCGCACGGGCCGGGCTGCGCGGGGAATGAGCGGGAAGTGACCGGCCGGCGCGGAAGCCGGCCGGCCCTCAGGGGGCCGCCGGCAGGGTCACCTCGAAGCGGCAGCCGCCCGGGATGTTGCGTACGGTGGTCCATCCCTGGTGGGCCTCCACAATCCCCCGCACGATGGCGAGGCCGAGTCCCGCGCCGGCCGGGGGCGTCCGGGCGTGCGTGCCGCGCCACCCGGTGTCGAAGACGCGCGGCAGATCCTCCTCGGGGATGCCGCCGCAGCCGTCGGTGACGGAGACGACGACCCCGGCGGGCGAGCGTTCGGCGGCCACGGCCACTGTGCCGTCGGCGGGCGTGCGCCGGATGGCGTTGACGAGCAGATTGCCCAGCACCCGGCTCATCTCCTTGCCGTCCACCTCGACCGGGAGGGGTTCGACACGGCCGCCGACGAGTCGTACGCCGTGTTCGCGGGCGAGCGGGTCGGCGCCGGCGAGGGCGTCGCCGACCAGGTCGTACACGGACATGCGGGAGGTGGAGAGCGCGAGCGCTCCGGCGTGTATCCGGGAGAGCTCGAACAGGTCGCCCACCATGTCGTTGAGCCGCTCCACCTCGGTGCGGATCTGGCGCAGATAGCGGGCGGGGTCGGCCGCGACGCCGTCCTCCAGCGCCTCCGACATCGCGCGCAGTCCGGCCAGCGGGGTGCGCAGGTCGTGCGAGATCCAGGCGACGAGTTCACGCCTGGACGCCTCGAGCGCGCGTTCGCGGTCCCGGGACTCGGCGAGCTTCCCGCTGGTCGCCGCCAGCTCACGGCTCAGCGCGTCGAGTTCGGCGGTGGTCGGGCCGACGGGCGCGGTGAAGGCGCCGCCGTCACCGAAGGAACGGGCGGCGCGGGTGAGTTCGCGGCTGCGGGCGACCACCCAGCGGCCGAGGACCAGGGCCGTGGCCAGCGAGACCACCGCGGCCATCGCCACGACCGTCGTCACCACGCTCAGGTCGTGCCCGGACAGGAACATCGCCTGCGCCACGGCCAGCGTGCCCGCCAGCATCGCGGTCACGGCGACGGCGGCCACCACAGTCAGCGACGCGGTCAGCGAGCGGCGGCGCAGCAGCCACAGCGCGGCCGCGCCGAGCAGTCCGGCGAGCAGGGCGCCGAGAAAGGCGAACAGGGCGATGAGCAGCGTGTCGCGCACGGTCACTCCCCCGCTCGGTCAGGGCCGGGTTCGAAGCGGTAGCCCACGCCCCACACCGTCCGGATCAGGTGCGGCCGGGCCGGGTCGTCCTCGACCTTGCCGCGCAGCCGGCGCACATGGACGGTCACGGTGGACAGATCGCCGAACTCCCAGCCCCACACCTCGTGCATCAGGTCCTCCCGGCCGAACGCCCGCCCGGGATGCCGCAGGAAGAACGCGAGCAGGTCGAACTCGCGGAGGGTGAGGGCCAGTTCGGCGCCGTCCTTGGTCGCGCGGCGGGCGCCGGGGTCGAGCGTCAGGCCGGCCGCGCTCAGCACCCGGGCGCTGGTGGCGGGCCGGCTGCGGCGCAGCACCGACTCCACCCGCAGTACGAGTTCGCGGGGACTGAAGGGTTTGGTGACATAGTCGTCGGCGCCGACCTCGAGGCCGAGGATGCGGTCGTCCTCGTCGCCCCGCGCGGTCAGCATGATGACCGGCACGGGCCCCTGGCCGCGCATCCGGCGGCACACCTCGAGACCGTCCATGCCGGGCAGCATCAGATCCAGCACCACCAGGTCGGGCCAGTGCGCGGCGGCCCGGGTCAGCGCGGTGGGGCCGTCGTCGGCCCGGTCGACGACATAGCCCGCCCGGTCCAGGTATCCGGCGACGACCTCCGAGACCGTCGGGTCGTCGTCCACGACGAGGACCCGGGCCGATGCCGGTGGAGGGGGCGGGGACTCGTGCGGCTGCTGCATGCGCCCAGCCTCGCACCGCGCCCGGCTCCGCGCGGCGTCCACGGGCGCCCGGGCGGCTCGACGTCCGCGTTTCGTAAGGAGCCAAGGCCCGTTTTGCCCGATTCGCGTTCGTAGGGTGAGACCGTGACCACGGAAGCAGAAGTAGATGTCGTGCTCCCCTGTCTGAACGAGGCCGGGGCGCTCCCCTGGGTACTCGCCCGAATTCCGCAGGGCTGGCGGGCCCTCGTCGTCGACAACGGCTCCACCGACGGCTCGGCGGAGATCGCCCGCGCGCTCGGCGCGAGAGTCGTCCACGAGCCCCGCCGGGGCTTCGGCGCCGCCTGCCACGCCGGACTGACCGCGGCCACCGCCGACGTCGTCTGCTTCTGCGACTGCGACGCCTCCCTCGACCCGGCGCTGCTCGTGCCGTTCGTCCACGAGGTCCGCGCCGGCATGGCCGACCTGGTGCTCGGCCGCAGGCGACCCAGCGGCCGGGGCGCGTGGCCCGCGCACGCCAGGGCCGGCAATCTCGCGCTCGCCCGGCTGACACGCCGCCGCACCGGGCTGCGCCTGCACGACCTCGGCCCGCTGCGGGCCGCGCGCCGCGAGCCGCTGCTCGCCCTCGGTCTCACCGACCGGCGCAGCGGCTATCCGCTGGAGATGGTGGTGCGCGCGGCCGACGCGGGCTGGCGCGTCACCGAGCACGACGTGCCCTACCTGCCCCGCACGGGCGCTTCGAAGGTGACGGGCACCTGGCGTGGCACCTGGCAGGCGGTCCGGGACATGAGCCGCGTCCTCGACAGTGTTCCGGCGCGCGAAGGGCTCGCACGGTGACCACACTGCTCGTCATCGCCAAGGAACCGCTGCCGGGGCGGGTGAAGACGCGGCTCACCCCGCCGTTCACCCCGTACGAGGCGGCCGCGCTGGCGGAGGCGGCCCTGTCCGACACCCTGCGGGCCGTGGCCGCCACGCCCGCCTCCCGCCGCGTCCTGGTACTGGACGGCGCCCCCGGGCCCTGGCTGCCGCCCGGCTTCGAGGTCGTACCGCAGTGCGCGGGCGGACTCGACGAGCGGCTGGCGGCCGCCTTCGCCCGGTGCGACGGCCCGGCCCTCCTCATCGGGATGGACACTCCGCAGGTGACGCCGGATCTGCTGACCGTCGACTTCGACGGCTGCGACGCGTACTTCGGACCGGCGCGGGACGGCGGCTTCTGGGCCCTCGGGCTCGCCGACCCCGATCCCGGTCTGCTGCGGGGCGTGCCCATGTCGACGCCCTCGACGGGGGCCGTGCAGCGGGCGCGGCTCGTCGGCGCGGGGCTGCGGGTGCGCGACCTGCCGTGTCTGCGGGACGTGGACACCGCCCCGGACGCGGTGGCCGTCGCCGCGCTGGCTCCGCGCAGCCGCTTCGCCGCCCGTCTCGCCGGGTGCACGGCGGCGGTGAGCCGGTGAGCACCGCGTACGGCCTCACCGGGGCCGGCCCCGCCGACGGCCGTGCGGCGGTGGGCGCGAAGGTCGCGGGCGTCGCCGGCGACTGGGCCGCCGCCGACCCGTACAGCGCCGCCCTGCGCACCGGCCGGGGCCCGCTGTTCCTGCGCCGTGCCGACGGCTGGCTGCTGCCGCTGGAGGTGGAGCGGTGGTGCGCCCGCGCCGACCCCGCCGACCTGGCGATCCTGGACCGGTGCGAGGGAGCCGTGCTGGACGTGGGATGCGGCCCCGGCCGACTGGTGGCCGAACTCGCCGCCCGGGGCCGCACCGTGCTGGGCGTCGACGTCAGCGAGGCCGCCGTCGCCCACACCCTGGAACTGGGCGGACAGGCGCTGCGGCGGTCCGTCTTCGACCCGTTGCCGGGCGAGGGGCGCTGGGCGACCGTGCTGCTCATCGACGGCAATGTCGGCATCGGCGGTGACCCGCTCGCCCTGTTGCGCCGGGCGGCCGCCCTGCTCGTCCCGGGCGGCCTGCTGATCGCCGAGACCGCGCCGGTGGACGTGGACGAACGGGCCGAGGTCGAGGTCGTCGGCCTGCCCGAGGCGCGCGGCACCGGCCGGGCGTTCCGCTGGGCCCGGCTCGGCACCCCGGCCCTGCTGCGGTACGCGGGCCACGACGGCTGGCGGACTGCCGGTCAGTGGGCGGCGGGCGGCCGCTGCTTCGTCGCCCTGCGCAGCCGCAGCGCCAGCAGCAGCGCCGAAGCCCCGAAGAGCACCGCGGTGATCAGCAGCCAGTGGGCGAGGAACCCGTCCGCCGAACGGCCGGTGGCCGACCGGTAACGGAGCTCCACCATCCCGCTGATCAGCGGGAACCACACGAGCAGCAGCAGCCCGGAGAGTGCGGCCGGTACCCGGACGTACATCGCCCACCGCCGGTGACCGCTCGCCCCGAGCCCCCGTACGACAGCCCGGTCGGCCACGGCGTACAGGGGCAGCAGCACCAGGTCGTGCAGCAGCGCCGCCCCCACCCACCACAGCGCGACGCCGAACCAGTCGTCGGCGAGGAGACGTACGCCCGCGTAGGCGGCGAGCGCGAACGAGCAGGCGAGCAGAAGGATCTGGAAGGGACTGCCGGTCAACGGCCGTCGCAGTGGCCTCATCGCGTCTCTCCGAACGTCATCCGGGCCACCCACTTGGTGTTGAGCACGCCGGGCGCGGCGGGCACGATGACGCGCGCCGGGTAGCCGTGATCGGGGGTCAGGGGCTCGCCGTTGACGTACAGGGCGAGCAGGGACCGCGGGTCGG
Protein-coding regions in this window:
- a CDS encoding sensor histidine kinase; the encoded protein is MRDTLLIALFAFLGALLAGLLGAAALWLLRRRSLTASLTVVAAVAVTAMLAGTLAVAQAMFLSGHDLSVVTTVVAMAAVVSLATALVLGRWVVARSRELTRAARSFGDGGAFTAPVGPTTAELDALSRELAATSGKLAESRDRERALEASRRELVAWISHDLRTPLAGLRAMSEALEDGVAADPARYLRQIRTEVERLNDMVGDLFELSRIHAGALALSTSRMSVYDLVGDALAGADPLAREHGVRLVGGRVEPLPVEVDGKEMSRVLGNLLVNAIRRTPADGTVAVAAERSPAGVVVSVTDGCGGIPEEDLPRVFDTGWRGTHARTPPAGAGLGLAIVRGIVEAHQGWTTVRNIPGGCRFEVTLPAAP
- a CDS encoding response regulator transcription factor gives rise to the protein MQQPHESPPPPPASARVLVVDDDPTVSEVVAGYLDRAGYVVDRADDGPTALTRAAAHWPDLVVLDLMLPGMDGLEVCRRMRGQGPVPVIMLTARGDEDDRILGLEVGADDYVTKPFSPRELVLRVESVLRRSRPATSARVLSAAGLTLDPGARRATKDGAELALTLREFDLLAFFLRHPGRAFGREDLMHEVWGWEFGDLSTVTVHVRRLRGKVEDDPARPHLIRTVWGVGYRFEPGPDRAGE
- a CDS encoding glycosyltransferase family 2 protein gives rise to the protein MTTEAEVDVVLPCLNEAGALPWVLARIPQGWRALVVDNGSTDGSAEIARALGARVVHEPRRGFGAACHAGLTAATADVVCFCDCDASLDPALLVPFVHEVRAGMADLVLGRRRPSGRGAWPAHARAGNLALARLTRRRTGLRLHDLGPLRAARREPLLALGLTDRRSGYPLEMVVRAADAGWRVTEHDVPYLPRTGASKVTGTWRGTWQAVRDMSRVLDSVPAREGLAR
- a CDS encoding TIGR04282 family arsenosugar biosynthesis glycosyltransferase, which codes for MTTLLVIAKEPLPGRVKTRLTPPFTPYEAAALAEAALSDTLRAVAATPASRRVLVLDGAPGPWLPPGFEVVPQCAGGLDERLAAAFARCDGPALLIGMDTPQVTPDLLTVDFDGCDAYFGPARDGGFWALGLADPDPGLLRGVPMSTPSTGAVQRARLVGAGLRVRDLPCLRDVDTAPDAVAVAALAPRSRFAARLAGCTAAVSR
- a CDS encoding class I SAM-dependent methyltransferase; amino-acid sequence: MGAKVAGVAGDWAAADPYSAALRTGRGPLFLRRADGWLLPLEVERWCARADPADLAILDRCEGAVLDVGCGPGRLVAELAARGRTVLGVDVSEAAVAHTLELGGQALRRSVFDPLPGEGRWATVLLIDGNVGIGGDPLALLRRAAALLVPGGLLIAETAPVDVDERAEVEVVGLPEARGTGRAFRWARLGTPALLRYAGHDGWRTAGQWAAGGRCFVALRSRSASSSAEAPKSTAVISSQWARNPSAERPVADR